A single window of Selenomonas sputigena DNA harbors:
- a CDS encoding CRISPR-associated protein has protein sequence MFINHTNHASAKWPTAQKEAARTWGEIEDLPFPDIGADWDEERVAKVAAENAAKILAEKPCAVLCQGEFTYVYHLVNLLRAAGVTVLAATSRREAIEEQAEDGSARKISRFVFTRFREYR, from the coding sequence ATGTTCATCAACCATACGAACCATGCCTCGGCGAAGTGGCCGACGGCGCAGAAAGAGGCGGCGCGCACTTGGGGCGAGATCGAGGATCTGCCGTTTCCCGACATCGGGGCGGATTGGGACGAGGAGCGCGTCGCGAAAGTCGCTGCGGAGAATGCCGCGAAGATCTTGGCGGAGAAGCCTTGCGCCGTATTGTGTCAGGGCGAGTTCACCTACGTCTACCATCTCGTGAACCTCCTGCGTGCGGCGGGCGTAACTGTCCTTGCGGCAACGAGCCGCAGGGAGGCGATCGAGGAGCAGGCGGAAGACGGTTCGGCACGCAAGATCAGCCGCTTCGTCTTCACGCGGTTTCGCGAGTATCGGTGA
- a CDS encoding Rpn family recombination-promoting nuclease/putative transposase, whose translation MRKPQRAYRDSLFRDIFNNADRLPEIYEALLGIKTTASDITLATINETLFSGIKNDVGFIVGNQHVLLTEHQSTINANMPLRMLMYLAEIYRRYVDADAVYRKRLIPLPAPKFYVFYNGEVEMPDLWTLHLSDAFDDYRGDIDLAVKVLNINDKPNRPILEKSHALKSYSVFVAKVRERLKSGSALETAISESVRYCIAHNYLEDYFRQKQEEVFDMLNFAWNQERALEIRAEEARADGRQEGRQEGRQEGRQEGLTTSIRNVMHSMNFSVEKAMDVLQIPADERAKYAALVSQRV comes from the coding sequence ATGAGGAAACCGCAGCGTGCATACCGGGATTCTCTTTTTCGCGACATCTTCAACAACGCAGACAGACTGCCAGAAATCTATGAGGCGCTTCTTGGCATTAAAACGACAGCCAGCGATATAACGCTCGCCACGATCAATGAAACGCTTTTCTCAGGCATCAAGAATGACGTAGGTTTTATCGTCGGCAATCAGCATGTTCTCCTGACCGAGCATCAAAGCACGATCAATGCGAACATGCCATTGAGAATGCTCATGTATCTGGCAGAAATCTATCGTCGCTATGTGGATGCCGATGCGGTCTATCGGAAAAGATTGATCCCCTTGCCTGCACCGAAGTTTTATGTATTCTACAACGGTGAGGTGGAAATGCCAGATCTATGGACGCTGCACCTGTCAGATGCTTTTGATGACTACAGGGGAGACATAGATCTTGCAGTCAAAGTCCTCAATATCAATGACAAGCCGAATCGTCCGATCCTGGAAAAAAGCCATGCGCTCAAAAGCTACAGCGTTTTCGTCGCCAAGGTGAGAGAAAGGCTCAAGAGCGGAAGTGCGCTTGAAACTGCTATAAGCGAGTCTGTGCGATACTGTATCGCACATAATTATCTGGAGGATTATTTTCGTCAGAAGCAGGAGGAGGTCTTCGATATGTTGAATTTTGCTTGGAATCAGGAACGCGCCTTAGAGATTCGCGCTGAAGAGGCGAGAGCGGATGGAAGGCAGGAAGGACGACAGGAAGGACGGCAGGAAGGACGACAGGAAGGCTTGACCACCTCCATCCGCAACGTGATGCACAGCATGAATTTTTCCGTAGAAAAGGCGATGGATGTGCTGCAAATTCCGGCTGACGAGCGTGCGAAGTATGCGGCTCTGGTTAGCCAACGTGTTTGA
- a CDS encoding Hsp20/alpha crystallin family protein: MFGLVPFAGRHDLAERSSANPFALFDAMRDSFFRDGFPAANWGAAAFKVDVKEMDDHYELTADLPGMKKEDVALHYENGYLTVAASHDESKDEKDEAGNYIRRERHTGEVSRSFYIDGIDEANIHAEFKDGVLQVKLPKTAGEPQRKQIEIH, encoded by the coding sequence ATGTTTGGACTGGTACCTTTTGCCGGACGTCATGATCTCGCGGAGCGCAGCAGCGCGAATCCGTTCGCACTCTTCGACGCGATGCGCGATTCTTTCTTCCGCGACGGCTTTCCCGCCGCGAATTGGGGCGCTGCCGCCTTCAAGGTGGACGTCAAGGAGATGGACGATCATTACGAACTGACTGCCGATCTGCCAGGCATGAAGAAGGAAGACGTCGCTCTGCACTATGAAAACGGCTATCTGACCGTTGCCGCCTCGCACGACGAGTCGAAGGACGAGAAGGATGAGGCGGGCAATTACATCCGCCGTGAGCGTCACACGGGCGAGGTCAGCCGCTCGTTCTACATCGACGGCATCGACGAAGCGAATATCCACGCGGAGTTCAAGGACGGTGTACTGCAGGTGAAGCTGCCAAAAACAGCGGGCGAGCCTCAACGCAAGCAGATTGAGATCCACTGA
- a CDS encoding complex I subunit 4 family protein translates to MDFPVLSVILLTPLAAALLLCFLNRESRSAIRIVAAAAMAFSFALSVWAYFGYDLAAGGMQYTERVPWITDLGVSYALGVDGISLPLLLLTELIGVSAVFSSWHVEERSKEFFILLLILIAGVTGTFVANDLFIFLLCYEVVVIPIYILVILFGSTKRVTKEYAGMKLTIYLLLGSAFLLVGVVWLYLTAFPAGSRTFDMQMLALAAQGGHFSPGFQIGAFLLLLIGFGSLLSMFPFHSWSPDGYAGAPTAVSMIHAGVLKKIGGYGLIRIGLLVLPLGAKFWAPLIAFLAMCNVLYAAYIALVQKDLKYVVGYSSVSHMGYVLLGFAALNVVSVSGAVANMVAHGVMSALFFAMIGFIYEKTHLRTVDDLKGLAYQMPRLATGFMLAGMASLGLPGLIGFVPEFTIFVGVFAEFPILAVLAIAGIIFTALYVLRLLAKVLFGPADKKFDAYRDMRGAELVPLVLLGVALVGFGVFPHLLMGLISTGTEPLQPMLDQLSRIGFFLGGD, encoded by the coding sequence ATGGACTTTCCCGTTTTGTCGGTCATCCTGCTCACGCCGTTGGCGGCGGCGCTTCTCCTTTGCTTCTTGAACCGCGAGTCGCGCTCCGCCATCCGCATCGTGGCGGCTGCCGCCATGGCGTTCTCGTTCGCTCTTTCCGTTTGGGCGTACTTCGGCTATGACCTCGCGGCGGGCGGCATGCAGTATACGGAGCGCGTGCCGTGGATCACCGATCTCGGCGTTTCCTACGCGCTCGGCGTCGACGGCATCTCCTTGCCGCTGCTCCTCTTGACGGAGCTGATCGGCGTGTCGGCGGTCTTTTCCTCGTGGCATGTCGAGGAGCGCTCGAAGGAGTTCTTCATCCTGCTGCTCATCTTGATCGCAGGCGTCACGGGCACCTTCGTCGCCAACGATCTCTTCATCTTCCTCTTGTGCTACGAGGTCGTCGTCATCCCGATCTACATTCTCGTCATTCTCTTCGGCTCGACGAAGCGCGTGACGAAGGAATACGCGGGCATGAAGCTCACGATCTACCTGCTGCTCGGCTCGGCATTCCTGCTCGTCGGCGTCGTCTGGCTCTACCTCACGGCGTTCCCCGCAGGAAGCCGCACGTTCGACATGCAGATGCTCGCGCTCGCGGCGCAAGGAGGACACTTCAGCCCGGGCTTCCAGATCGGCGCATTCTTACTGCTCCTCATCGGCTTCGGCTCGCTGCTTTCCATGTTCCCGTTCCACAGCTGGTCGCCCGACGGCTACGCGGGCGCACCGACGGCGGTGTCGATGATTCATGCGGGCGTTCTGAAGAAGATCGGCGGCTACGGCCTCATCCGCATCGGGCTTCTCGTGCTGCCTTTGGGTGCGAAGTTCTGGGCGCCCTTGATTGCGTTCCTCGCGATGTGCAACGTGCTCTACGCCGCTTACATCGCGCTCGTGCAGAAGGACTTGAAATACGTCGTCGGCTACTCGTCGGTGTCGCACATGGGCTATGTGCTCTTGGGCTTCGCGGCATTGAATGTCGTCAGCGTTTCGGGCGCGGTTGCCAACATGGTGGCGCACGGCGTGATGAGCGCACTCTTCTTTGCGATGATCGGCTTTATCTACGAAAAGACGCATCTTCGCACGGTTGACGATCTCAAGGGGCTTGCCTACCAGATGCCGCGCCTCGCGACGGGCTTCATGCTCGCGGGCATGGCGTCCTTGGGACTGCCGGGACTCATCGGCTTCGTGCCGGAGTTCACAATCTTCGTCGGCGTATTCGCCGAGTTCCCGATTCTCGCGGTGCTCGCTATCGCCGGCATCATCTTCACGGCGCTCTATGTGCTGCGGCTTCTCGCCAAGGTGCTCTTCGGTCCGGCGGACAAGAAGTTCGACGCGTACCGCGACATGCGCGGCGCGGAGCTTGTGCCGCTCGTGCTCTTGGGCGTCGCTCTCGTGGGCTTCGGCGTGTTCCCGCATCTCCTCATGGGGCTGATTTCGACGGGGACGGAGCCTTTGCAGCCAATGCTTGACCAGTTGAGCCGGATCGGCTTCTTTTTAGGGGGGGACTGA
- the nuoL gene encoding NADH-quinone oxidoreductase subunit L, which produces MFSSFALHHAWLIPLLPGIAFVLAGFLRALGRLAAALVVAAIAASFALSGGVIAEVLSTPITVEAPYVAKTAWMTVGSLVLEMGVLVDPITAMMLFVVTTVSLCVAIYSVGYMKDDPGMGRFFSFISLFVASMLGLVLASNFLQLYVFWEGVGLCSYLLIGFYYQRVSAREAAKKAFITTRVGDFGLLLGILLLQIHFGTLDFLNLRMLVPLEVLTLGTVFLTVAGFLIFIGPIGKSGQFPLHVWLPDAMEGPTPVSALIHAATMVVAGVYLVARSYFIFAASPFLMDLIAWVGGFTAIFAASIALTQREIKRILAYSTVSQLGYMMLALGVGSLTASMFHLMTHAFFKALLFLSAGAVMHALADEADIFRMGGLWKKMPWTFAVMTIGVLAISGLPPFAGFFSKDEILFAAAEVSTPLYVLATVTAFMTALYMARLLFVAFLGDCRTGTAYHAHEAGWWMRLPLLILAALAVVSGFLGHAWGFGSWVYFGHAHEGAIDPTVAGVSTALTLLALAIAYLVYVKKVVSADAIAERLGIFYTLSYHKYYIDEIYAGLRKVFVDGCGRVFYWIDIYIVDGIVNLLALFVRLLSGVLSFFETGQTQFYATVVIVGAVLLALLGVYCAGGTAFVGGGF; this is translated from the coding sequence ATGTTTTCCTCTTTCGCCCTGCACCATGCGTGGCTCATACCGCTCCTGCCGGGAATTGCCTTCGTCCTCGCGGGCTTTCTGCGCGCCCTGGGGCGCCTTGCGGCGGCGCTCGTCGTGGCCGCAATCGCCGCGAGCTTCGCGCTCTCAGGCGGCGTGATCGCCGAGGTTCTCTCCACGCCGATCACGGTAGAAGCGCCGTATGTCGCGAAGACCGCTTGGATGACGGTCGGCAGCCTCGTCCTGGAGATGGGCGTCCTCGTCGATCCCATCACGGCGATGATGCTCTTCGTCGTCACGACGGTATCGCTTTGCGTCGCCATCTATTCCGTCGGCTACATGAAGGACGATCCCGGCATGGGGCGCTTCTTCTCGTTCATCTCGCTCTTTGTCGCGTCGATGCTCGGGCTCGTGCTCGCGTCGAACTTCCTGCAGCTCTACGTCTTCTGGGAGGGCGTCGGACTCTGTTCGTACCTTCTGATCGGTTTCTACTATCAGCGCGTATCGGCGCGGGAGGCCGCGAAGAAGGCGTTCATCACGACGCGCGTCGGCGACTTCGGTCTGCTCCTCGGCATCCTGCTCTTGCAGATTCACTTCGGCACGCTCGACTTTTTGAACCTGCGCATGCTCGTGCCGCTTGAGGTCTTGACGCTCGGCACGGTATTCTTGACCGTCGCGGGCTTCCTTATCTTCATCGGGCCGATTGGAAAATCGGGCCAATTCCCGCTGCACGTCTGGCTGCCCGACGCGATGGAAGGCCCGACGCCCGTCTCCGCGCTCATTCATGCGGCGACGATGGTCGTCGCGGGCGTCTACCTCGTCGCGCGTTCCTATTTCATCTTCGCGGCGTCGCCCTTCCTCATGGATTTGATCGCCTGGGTCGGCGGTTTCACGGCGATCTTCGCCGCGAGCATCGCCTTGACGCAGCGCGAGATCAAGCGCATCCTCGCCTATTCGACGGTCAGCCAGCTCGGCTACATGATGCTCGCGCTCGGCGTCGGCTCGCTGACGGCCTCGATGTTCCATCTCATGACGCACGCCTTCTTCAAGGCGCTCCTGTTCCTCTCGGCTGGCGCCGTCATGCACGCGCTCGCCGACGAGGCGGACATCTTCCGCATGGGCGGGCTCTGGAAGAAGATGCCGTGGACGTTCGCCGTGATGACGATCGGCGTTCTCGCGATCTCTGGTCTGCCGCCTTTCGCGGGCTTCTTCTCGAAGGATGAGATCCTCTTTGCGGCGGCGGAAGTCTCGACGCCGCTCTACGTCCTCGCGACCGTCACAGCTTTCATGACGGCGCTCTACATGGCGCGGCTGCTCTTCGTCGCCTTCCTCGGCGACTGCCGCACGGGCACGGCGTACCACGCGCACGAAGCGGGCTGGTGGATGCGCTTGCCGCTGCTCATCCTCGCGGCGCTCGCCGTCGTCAGCGGCTTTTTGGGTCATGCGTGGGGCTTCGGCTCTTGGGTCTACTTTGGACACGCGCACGAGGGCGCGATCGATCCGACGGTCGCCGGCGTTTCTACCGCTTTGACGCTCCTCGCGCTCGCCATCGCCTACCTCGTCTATGTGAAGAAGGTCGTTTCTGCCGATGCAATCGCAGAACGGCTCGGCATTTTCTACACGCTCAGCTATCACAAATACTACATCGACGAGATTTATGCGGGGCTTCGCAAGGTCTTCGTCGACGGCTGCGGCAGGGTCTTCTACTGGATCGACATCTACATCGTCGACGGCATCGTGAACCTTCTCGCGCTTTTTGTACGCCTCTTGAGCGGCGTCCTCTCCTTCTTTGAGACGGGGCAGACGCAGTTCTATGCGACGGTCGTCATCGTCGGCGCTGTCCTGCTCGCGCTTCTGGGTGTTTACTGTGCGGGCGGCACAGCTTTCGTGGGAGGTGGCTTCTGA
- a CDS encoding TM1812 family CRISPR-associated protein → MTKNVHVMVAFVSQLANNPTNVEYRSVDGKEIFSCMQTNEAAVCQLQSLLRAEGGLAKIILIETDQAREKVTRNSADWLALMEKYGSESMSAVELLKAQSARKYPELAQVFEDSEYSKMGIEDSMRSIAGIAERVRAFAERVHEKEPEAELVLHADMTGGFRYAAMMLLVVMQLSKYMGIRMGHVVYSDLVRGGESRVHLTDDIRRMFDLVAGADEFQKYGSVQALEEYFSRSPRHSEDFSTLFAAMRRFSDAIRICRTSVIEDEMTDLAEKIRAFRQSKPASIEEEMFSHILGVIEGEYGSVIKNASGEKSDRRLDIIAWCVQKKFLQQAMTLCTEWIPAILVEKKICYTEDEEVIEQCQERGDSGAGMRSWQQEFINSYGQVTESKEVKSPTTSVPEGDFHNASFKEMTNLLRTILSSGVRTRVEDLPPEMKRGVQSFFAAYDEIASKWRNYDLRQIDFRTRNAIIDRTIAILHPSPKKKFFHEEILRRLAGSSNEDIFTALGIDGKKCGEACARKNPTSRKRRTAKKQQSPEEKWLRREACYRRMLSGHGKLLMYTQKATEEAVDFLRGFYFIRQGRNDTNHAAENAPTARRNQGASENDRLEEEIAAYIERLRNA, encoded by the coding sequence ATGACGAAAAATGTTCATGTGATGGTGGCTTTCGTGAGTCAGTTGGCGAATAATCCGACGAACGTCGAATATCGGAGCGTCGATGGGAAGGAGATATTTTCGTGCATGCAGACGAACGAAGCCGCCGTTTGTCAGCTGCAGTCTCTGCTGCGGGCGGAAGGCGGCTTGGCGAAAATCATTCTGATCGAGACAGATCAAGCGCGCGAGAAGGTGACGCGGAATTCGGCAGATTGGCTGGCACTGATGGAGAAATACGGTTCTGAGTCGATGTCCGCCGTCGAGCTTTTGAAGGCGCAGAGCGCGAGGAAGTACCCGGAGCTCGCGCAGGTGTTCGAGGACAGCGAATATTCGAAAATGGGCATCGAGGATTCGATGCGCAGCATTGCGGGCATCGCGGAGCGTGTTCGCGCCTTTGCCGAACGCGTGCACGAAAAAGAGCCTGAGGCAGAGCTCGTCCTTCATGCCGATATGACGGGCGGCTTTCGCTATGCGGCGATGATGCTGCTCGTCGTCATGCAGTTGTCGAAGTACATGGGCATCCGCATGGGGCATGTCGTATATTCGGATCTTGTTCGGGGCGGGGAGAGCCGCGTTCATCTGACGGATGATATTCGCCGCATGTTCGACCTCGTCGCGGGTGCGGACGAGTTCCAGAAGTACGGCAGTGTACAGGCTCTGGAGGAGTATTTCAGCCGCAGTCCGCGTCACAGCGAGGATTTTTCCACGCTCTTTGCCGCCATGCGGCGCTTTTCCGACGCCATACGCATCTGCCGCACGAGCGTCATCGAAGACGAGATGACCGATCTCGCCGAGAAGATTCGCGCCTTTCGCCAGTCGAAGCCCGCTTCCATCGAAGAGGAGATGTTCTCGCACATCCTCGGCGTCATCGAGGGAGAATACGGCTCTGTCATCAAGAATGCGTCGGGCGAGAAATCGGATCGTCGCCTCGACATCATCGCGTGGTGCGTGCAGAAGAAATTCCTGCAGCAAGCAATGACACTTTGCACGGAGTGGATTCCGGCGATCTTGGTGGAGAAGAAAATCTGCTATACGGAGGATGAAGAGGTCATCGAGCAATGCCAAGAGCGCGGCGATTCCGGCGCGGGAATGCGGAGCTGGCAGCAGGAGTTCATCAATTCGTATGGCCAGGTGACGGAAAGCAAAGAAGTGAAATCGCCGACGACGTCTGTTCCAGAAGGAGATTTCCATAACGCTTCCTTCAAGGAAATGACGAACCTCCTTCGCACGATACTGAGCAGCGGAGTTCGCACAAGAGTCGAGGACTTGCCGCCGGAAATGAAACGAGGCGTGCAAAGTTTTTTTGCCGCTTACGATGAAATCGCCTCCAAATGGCGGAACTATGATTTGCGACAGATAGATTTCCGCACGCGCAATGCCATCATCGACCGTACCATCGCCATTTTGCATCCATCGCCGAAGAAGAAGTTTTTTCATGAAGAGATTTTGCGGCGCTTGGCAGGCAGCTCGAATGAGGATATTTTCACCGCGCTGGGCATAGACGGCAAGAAATGTGGAGAGGCGTGCGCCAGAAAAAATCCAACCTCCAGAAAGAGACGCACCGCGAAGAAGCAACAATCTCCCGAAGAGAAATGGCTGCGCCGGGAAGCTTGCTACCGCAGGATGCTATCGGGCCACGGGAAACTTTTGATGTATACGCAGAAGGCGACGGAGGAAGCCGTCGATTTTTTGCGCGGTTTCTATTTCATCCGCCAAGGTCGCAACGATACGAACCACGCTGCCGAAAATGCGCCTACGGCTCGCAGAAATCAAGGTGCGTCGGAAAACGACCGGCTGGAAGAAGAGATCGCCGCCTACATCGAAAGGCTTAGAAACGCATAG
- a CDS encoding NADH-quinone oxidoreductase subunit N yields MDFSAIGMELGLLALALLFLAMGVLLPKKESRTSLAAISVVALLALFAYGFSFYRGGEAASFYAGLYVVDNYAVFFKQLFILSAALVVLFSSDYVERLLRSRAEFYAILVFAVLGMCVMASANDFLTLYIGLELMTISFYVFVGLRQRDALSSEAAIKYLVLGAAASAILFFGVSLIYGAAGSLRFAAVVSSPQLFTPLGIVGMALVFAGIFFKLSMIPFHMWAPDVYEGAPAPVAALLAMGSKAAAFAVLLRLVLAVFPPLGGMWLSLLAILAAVSMVGGNVMAIVQDDVKRMLAYSSIAQVGYMLVGVVAADAAGMKALLFYLALYAFANIGAFAVLTAVEAQRGKPDMANVAGLARTAPVLAAVMTISLLSMAGIPPTAGFAGKLYLFTAVVDQGGLWLAFVGFIMSMISVYYYLLVVKAMYLGEGPKEPVKISGALRACVLVSVALTLALGVYPEPLANLTNFVAATFF; encoded by the coding sequence ATGGATTTTTCAGCAATCGGCATGGAGCTTGGTCTTCTTGCGCTCGCCCTGCTCTTTTTGGCGATGGGCGTGCTGCTGCCGAAGAAGGAATCGCGCACGAGTCTCGCGGCGATCTCGGTCGTCGCGCTTCTCGCGCTCTTCGCCTACGGCTTTTCCTTCTATCGGGGCGGCGAGGCGGCGTCCTTCTACGCGGGGCTTTACGTCGTGGACAATTACGCCGTCTTCTTCAAGCAGCTCTTCATTTTGAGCGCGGCGCTTGTCGTGCTCTTTTCGAGCGACTATGTCGAAAGGCTTCTGCGCTCTCGTGCGGAGTTCTATGCGATCCTCGTCTTCGCCGTGCTTGGCATGTGCGTCATGGCTTCGGCGAACGACTTCCTCACGCTTTACATCGGGCTGGAGCTTATGACGATCTCCTTCTATGTGTTCGTCGGACTCCGCCAGCGCGATGCGCTTTCGAGCGAGGCGGCGATCAAGTACCTCGTCTTGGGCGCGGCGGCGTCCGCGATCCTCTTCTTCGGCGTCAGCCTCATCTACGGCGCTGCGGGCAGCCTGCGCTTTGCGGCGGTCGTGAGCAGCCCGCAGCTCTTCACGCCGCTCGGCATCGTCGGAATGGCGCTCGTCTTTGCCGGCATCTTCTTCAAGCTGTCGATGATACCGTTCCACATGTGGGCGCCCGACGTCTACGAGGGCGCGCCCGCGCCTGTCGCCGCGCTCCTCGCCATGGGGTCGAAGGCGGCGGCTTTCGCCGTGCTCCTGCGCCTTGTCTTGGCGGTATTCCCGCCGTTGGGTGGCATGTGGCTCTCGCTTTTGGCCATTCTCGCTGCCGTCTCGATGGTCGGCGGCAATGTCATGGCGATCGTGCAGGACGATGTGAAGCGCATGCTCGCATATTCTTCCATCGCGCAGGTCGGCTACATGCTCGTCGGCGTCGTCGCGGCGGATGCGGCGGGCATGAAGGCGCTGCTCTTCTACCTCGCGCTCTACGCCTTTGCGAACATCGGCGCTTTCGCCGTGCTGACCGCCGTCGAGGCGCAGCGCGGCAAGCCCGACATGGCGAACGTCGCGGGACTCGCGAGAACTGCGCCCGTCCTCGCCGCCGTCATGACGATCTCGCTGCTCTCGATGGCGGGCATCCCGCCGACGGCGGGCTTCGCCGGGAAGCTCTACCTCTTCACGGCGGTCGTCGATCAGGGCGGCCTGTGGCTCGCCTTCGTCGGCTTCATCATGTCGATGATCTCCGTCTACTACTACCTGCTCGTCGTCAAGGCGATGTACCTCGGCGAAGGCCCGAAAGAACCCGTAAAGATCTCGGGCGCACTTCGTGCCTGCGTCCTCGTGAGCGTCGCTCTGACGCTCGCCCTCGGCGTCTATCCCGAGCCTTTGGCGAACCTCACGAACTTTGTGGCGGCGACGTTCTTTTGA
- a CDS encoding VOC family protein produces MTIKHIDHIVITTQDLAQCLAFYEGVLGMEHRERDGRHALHFGNAKFNIHVQKGEFQPAAKHPTCGSLDLCLIADGSIEDIQREFEAKGAPIELGIVERTGARGRIDSIYLRDPDGNLVEVSVYPQG; encoded by the coding sequence ATGACCATCAAGCACATCGACCACATCGTCATCACGACGCAGGATCTCGCACAATGCCTTGCCTTCTACGAAGGCGTGCTCGGCATGGAGCATCGCGAAAGGGACGGCCGCCATGCGCTGCATTTCGGCAATGCGAAGTTCAACATCCATGTGCAAAAGGGCGAGTTCCAACCTGCCGCAAAGCATCCGACCTGCGGCAGTCTTGACCTCTGTCTGATTGCTGACGGATCGATCGAGGACATCCAGCGCGAGTTTGAGGCGAAGGGCGCCCCCATCGAACTCGGCATCGTCGAGCGCACGGGAGCGCGGGGGCGCATCGACAGCATCTATCTGCGCGACCCCGACGGCAATCTCGTGGAAGTCAGCGTGTATCCACAAGGATGA